The Mycoplasmopsis gallinacea genome includes a window with the following:
- a CDS encoding lipoprotein 17-related variable surface protein translates to MSKSKKLVKLTLATSSSILATSLFFASCDFKSVNQNSGGDTWSLPSNKPGLDAKAENEYEKQSRAIAIDSIFKNIKLNLTKANKTPIIDFVKEYNKTFKSSTNKLPFNRDNETDAIDKSYISNSALLMQNTLPSFVTNENKLFISFYGYYTTAEIVNSKLKLNFYVVDLSKKLEVNEKYDIKSTSVTLDYPNMEGFKESDAKLEFVKVGLKSEFDKATKSADFVKKEDLTFTYNGADISSEVDNLALTVVNNTTLKVSFKIKDGEGATENTKEVEIGGFAELDEAGKLAAAPEKIKQALANIALRMSDNSDIAQAKSIRENITKFTLTTQTEGVNVLEPSYIISPFTGKVKAQFILENEGIKLLFHKEFQIQKQSDGDALYNKYLNIYSKIHDAKAKDAKIISLKDKLLAFINKTDKTAEEAEIAKDKVATYFYVLGKYEEFKQLAAYNTPMYKDEAKKVRDFNNEKTVLSLIFPELKGNLLILNWLNQSETSDESFKVEALKTFLEGFFEDLLTKYYYGNAVEGKVQEEFGPYGLWYISMPSYLARNLANRSGSFSNELLAKGAKVINYFVSDFTKYSPLPQSKMTYGLKNVDNPSHIAELIIAKMFALMHDQPTEETFVFDKEIVTAYHNLIDAGKFAQDQFDKNFTNNIRNIYKLIQFNQEYYTNYNDLAFAVSELGDKYVTYGNALYETYLGSNDVYTAVKFLKAAETLASLNTFSSYFDEQILHRQARVNNLSLNPEEFGTDIDAYVAKFNKTFNEKSFYNEAKFTEYYVTKKLVTNGETFVNKYEDYQISVAKGEGNNLVVTLKIKDRTNDLSPVIEFTKTQAWVKQQASEFPAHEVQHGYENAESKANVLPSSVTTESLKLSATNGVTVADVVLAPNDLEGKLVVNYKERYEQLEEAKSLTIEAFLTTQAKLSAIVNNEATTLTLKDSYDKATHLPSQVAKDNLQLTLSENDFGTSELTLVANDAQGKLTVTVKLSKDGVSASKDVVLEGFLTTQAKLNAILNDQATTVTLQEGYVKSEHLSSEVQKDNLTLNLSDTTYGNSDLTLTPNVDEAKLTVTIKLSKDGVEATKDVEFVGFKTPSQEDASKLQAALDSASVTLNNEDSKSTKLASSVTQSDLTVTYTDSENGIAKELSLVADDKAGTLTVTLKLTYKGQEKSKDFSFNGFLTTQAKLDAIVNSTETKVELVSTYQKAEHFANEVQQTDLVVTPSESGFGSTSLELTPNQQEGKLSVKLTLTKDDLSASKTIEISGFKTEDFAKKLKEAIDSASVTLTSEEGKSAKLASEVTEGELTVTYTHSDDNNITKTLTLEPNDVAGSLKVTLKLALNGQEQSKEVTITGFQTTEARMDADSNKVALASSDSATPIENIELIKSDEVAKLTLTAPQGYSLSDQTITVKSIYSSTVDYSFKLTKGTVEKSYSFTNVKVNNLGLDTMREKLVEQILVNTAKKALAHKFGAANETDKKVVEKLFALKEKTDASEEEAKVIANPVALMLYAVAEAKSENTGLTEAKKLLDITRNESSARNKDALEIIRKVASQYNKLANLLINGDQNIQTEKLKDFMNNFMDKFFTDYYYAPNGDDIQNDATSANGEYAVWMTQIPNDFSESFVYGLTLYNPTVVDKFAKAINYYIPNIALYNKTPKNQYAYVSGKFINNPAHMKNIVLPKLIALTFTKDSDKIKESFDNLGLLIEELIKSDKWFTDSTIENQNNTYNPVDFIRLLTNFIHVDSKVEDKYIEGLNKLLQHVATLVADGQLFSKENLKANDEVAKKSIEVLSLLLLAENQTKDKTLGNKMKEYLAGMNASEFAKLSSVSGWLQNKFKTILTNNGN, encoded by the coding sequence ATGTCAAAGTCAAAGAAACTTGTTAAATTAACATTAGCAACATCTTCATCAATTTTAGCAACTAGTTTATTTTTTGCTTCATGTGATTTTAAATCAGTTAACCAAAATAGTGGTGGAGATACTTGATCATTACCTTCAAATAAACCAGGTCTTGATGCAAAAGCTGAAAATGAGTACGAAAAACAATCAAGAGCAATTGCTATTGATTCTATTTTCAAAAACATCAAACTTAATTTAACAAAAGCAAATAAAACACCGATTATTGATTTTGTTAAAGAATACAACAAAACCTTTAAGTCTTCAACAAACAAATTACCATTTAATCGTGATAATGAAACTGATGCAATTGATAAATCATACATCAGCAATTCAGCACTTTTAATGCAAAACACATTACCAAGCTTTGTAACTAACGAGAACAAATTATTTATTTCTTTTTACGGATACTACACAACTGCTGAAATTGTTAACTCAAAATTAAAATTAAACTTTTATGTAGTTGATCTTTCTAAAAAACTGGAAGTAAACGAAAAATACGATATTAAATCAACTTCTGTGACTTTAGATTACCCAAATATGGAAGGATTTAAAGAGTCAGACGCTAAACTTGAATTTGTTAAAGTGGGCCTTAAATCTGAATTTGATAAAGCTACAAAATCAGCTGATTTTGTAAAAAAAGAAGATCTTACTTTTACGTATAACGGAGCTGATATTTCAAGCGAAGTTGACAATTTAGCTCTTACAGTAGTAAATAACACAACCTTAAAAGTGTCATTCAAAATTAAAGATGGTGAAGGTGCTACTGAAAATACAAAAGAAGTTGAAATTGGTGGATTTGCTGAATTAGATGAAGCAGGTAAACTTGCTGCTGCTCCTGAAAAAATTAAACAAGCACTTGCAAATATTGCGCTTAGAATGTCAGATAATAGCGATATTGCACAAGCTAAATCAATCCGTGAAAACATTACAAAATTCACTTTAACTACACAGACTGAAGGTGTAAATGTTTTAGAACCTTCATATATAATTTCACCATTTACAGGTAAAGTAAAAGCACAATTTATTTTAGAAAACGAAGGAATCAAGCTTTTATTCCATAAAGAATTCCAAATCCAAAAACAAAGTGATGGAGATGCTTTATACAATAAATACCTTAATATTTACTCAAAAATTCACGATGCTAAAGCTAAAGATGCAAAAATTATTAGCTTAAAAGACAAACTTTTAGCTTTTATCAACAAAACAGATAAAACAGCTGAAGAAGCTGAAATTGCTAAAGATAAAGTTGCAACATACTTCTATGTTTTAGGTAAATACGAAGAATTTAAACAATTAGCTGCATACAATACACCAATGTATAAAGATGAAGCTAAAAAAGTTCGTGACTTTAACAATGAAAAAACAGTTCTTAGCTTAATTTTCCCTGAACTTAAAGGAAACCTTTTAATCCTTAACTGACTTAATCAAAGTGAAACAAGTGATGAAAGTTTTAAAGTTGAAGCTTTAAAAACTTTCCTTGAAGGATTCTTTGAAGATCTTTTAACCAAATACTACTACGGAAATGCAGTAGAAGGTAAAGTTCAAGAAGAATTTGGACCATATGGACTTTGATATATTTCAATGCCTTCATATTTAGCTAGAAACTTAGCAAATAGAAGCGGAAGCTTTTCGAATGAACTTTTAGCTAAAGGAGCAAAAGTAATTAACTACTTTGTAAGTGACTTTACTAAATATTCACCACTTCCCCAAAGTAAAATGACTTATGGACTTAAAAATGTTGATAATCCAAGCCACATTGCTGAATTAATTATTGCTAAAATGTTCGCTCTTATGCATGATCAGCCAACTGAAGAAACATTTGTCTTTGATAAAGAAATTGTTACAGCATACCACAACTTAATTGATGCAGGTAAATTTGCTCAAGATCAATTTGACAAAAACTTCACAAACAACATCAGAAACATTTACAAATTAATTCAATTTAACCAAGAATATTACACTAACTACAATGATCTTGCATTTGCAGTTAGTGAGCTTGGTGATAAATATGTAACCTACGGAAATGCGCTTTATGAAACCTATCTTGGTTCGAATGATGTGTATACTGCAGTTAAATTCCTTAAAGCTGCTGAAACTTTAGCTAGCTTAAATACTTTTTCAAGTTACTTCGATGAACAAATTCTTCACAGACAAGCTAGAGTTAATAATCTTAGCCTTAATCCAGAAGAATTTGGAACTGATATTGACGCTTATGTTGCTAAATTCAATAAAACATTTAATGAAAAATCATTCTATAATGAAGCTAAATTTACAGAATACTATGTAACTAAAAAATTAGTTACTAACGGTGAAACATTTGTAAATAAATATGAAGACTATCAAATTTCAGTAGCAAAAGGTGAAGGAAACAACTTAGTTGTTACTTTAAAAATTAAAGATAGAACTAATGATCTATCACCAGTAATTGAATTTACAAAAACTCAAGCATGAGTTAAACAACAAGCTTCAGAATTCCCAGCACACGAAGTGCAACATGGATATGAAAACGCAGAGTCAAAAGCTAATGTTCTTCCTTCAAGTGTTACAACAGAATCACTTAAATTAAGTGCTACAAATGGTGTGACTGTTGCTGATGTAGTGTTAGCTCCAAATGATTTAGAAGGAAAACTTGTAGTAAATTACAAAGAAAGATATGAACAATTAGAAGAAGCTAAATCGCTTACAATTGAAGCTTTCTTAACAACTCAAGCTAAATTATCTGCTATCGTTAATAACGAAGCAACCACACTTACATTAAAAGATAGCTATGATAAAGCTACTCACCTTCCAAGCCAAGTAGCTAAAGATAACTTACAATTAACTCTTAGCGAAAATGATTTTGGAACATCAGAATTAACATTAGTTGCAAATGATGCTCAAGGTAAATTAACTGTTACAGTTAAACTTTCAAAAGATGGTGTAAGTGCTTCTAAAGATGTTGTGCTTGAAGGATTCTTAACAACACAAGCTAAATTAAATGCTATTCTTAATGACCAAGCAACAACAGTTACATTACAAGAAGGGTACGTAAAATCAGAACACCTTTCAAGTGAAGTTCAAAAAGATAACTTAACATTAAATCTCAGTGATACTACTTATGGTAATTCAGATTTAACTTTAACTCCAAACGTAGATGAAGCTAAATTAACTGTCACAATTAAACTTTCAAAAGATGGTGTAGAAGCTACTAAAGATGTTGAATTTGTTGGGTTTAAAACACCAAGTCAAGAAGATGCATCTAAATTACAAGCGGCTCTTGATAGTGCTAGCGTAACATTAAATAATGAAGATTCAAAATCAACTAAATTAGCTTCAAGTGTAACTCAATCCGATTTAACAGTTACATATACAGATTCAGAAAATGGAATTGCAAAAGAATTATCACTTGTTGCTGACGATAAAGCTGGAACATTAACAGTTACTTTAAAACTTACATACAAAGGTCAAGAAAAATCAAAAGACTTTTCATTTAATGGTTTCTTAACAACTCAAGCTAAATTAGATGCTATTGTTAATAGCACTGAAACAAAAGTTGAATTAGTTTCAACATATCAAAAAGCTGAGCACTTTGCAAATGAAGTGCAACAAACAGATTTAGTTGTAACTCCTAGTGAAAGTGGATTTGGAAGTACATCATTAGAATTAACTCCAAATCAACAAGAAGGAAAATTAAGTGTTAAACTTACACTTACAAAAGATGATTTAAGTGCAAGTAAAACAATTGAAATTTCAGGATTCAAAACTGAAGATTTTGCTAAAAAATTAAAAGAAGCTATTGATAGTGCTTCTGTAACATTAACAAGTGAAGAAGGTAAATCAGCTAAATTAGCTTCAGAAGTCACTGAAGGTGAATTAACAGTTACATATACACATTCAGATGATAATAACATTACTAAAACATTGACACTTGAACCAAATGACGTTGCAGGTTCATTAAAAGTTACTTTAAAACTTGCACTTAATGGACAAGAACAATCTAAAGAAGTTACAATTACTGGATTCCAAACAACAGAAGCGAGAATGGATGCAGATTCTAACAAAGTAGCTTTAGCTTCAAGTGATTCAGCTACACCAATTGAAAATATTGAATTAATTAAATCAGATGAAGTTGCAAAATTAACATTAACTGCTCCACAAGGATATAGTCTTAGTGATCAAACTATTACAGTTAAATCTATTTACTCTTCAACAGTTGATTATTCATTTAAATTAACAAAAGGTACAGTTGAAAAATCTTACTCATTTACAAATGTAAAAGTCAATAATTTAGGTCTTGATACAATGAGAGAAAAACTTGTTGAACAAATCCTTGTTAATACAGCTAAAAAAGCTCTTGCACATAAATTTGGTGCTGCAAATGAAACTGATAAAAAAGTTGTTGAAAAATTATTTGCATTAAAAGAAAAAACAGATGCAAGTGAAGAAGAAGCTAAAGTTATTGCAAACCCAGTTGCCTTAATGCTTTATGCAGTTGCTGAAGCTAAATCTGAAAATACAGGATTAACAGAAGCTAAGAAACTTCTAGACATCACAAGAAATGAAAGTTCAGCAAGAAACAAAGATGCTTTAGAAATTATAAGAAAAGTTGCTAGCCAATATAATAAACTTGCAAACCTTCTTATAAATGGTGATCAAAACATTCAAACTGAAAAACTAAAAGATTTTATGAACAACTTTATGGATAAATTCTTCACAGATTATTACTATGCTCCTAATGGAGATGATATTCAAAATGATGCAACAAGCGCTAATGGAGAGTATGCGGTATGAATGACTCAAATACCAAATGACTTTAGTGAAAGTTTTGTATATGGATTAACATTATATAACCCAACTGTAGTAGATAAATTTGCTAAAGCAATTAATTACTACATCCCAAATATTGCTTTATATAATAAAACACCTAAAAATCAATATGCATATGTTAGTGGTAAATTCATTAACAACCCAGCACATATGAAAAACATTGTACTTCCTAAATTAATTGCACTTACATTCACAAAAGATTCAGACAAAATTAAAGAATCATTTGATAATTTAGGATTATTAATTGAAGAATTAATTAAATCAGATAAATGATTCACAGATAGTACAATTGAAAATCAAAACAACACTTATAACCCAGTTGACTTCATTCGTTTACTTACAAACTTTATCCATGTAGATTCAAAAGTTGAAGATAAATACATTGAAGGGCTTAATAAGTTATTACAACATGTTGCTACTTTAGTTGCTGATGGACAATTATTCTCAAAAGAAAACCTTAAAGCAAATGATGAAGTTGCTAAAAAATCAATTGAAGTTCTTTCATTATTACTTCTTGCTGAAAACCAAACAAAAGATAAAACTCTTGGTAATAAAATGAAAGAATACCTTGCAGGAATGAATGCATCAGAATTTGCTAAATTATCAAGCGTTTCAGGTTGATTGCAAAATAAATTCAAAACCATTCTTACAAATAATGGAAACTAA
- a CDS encoding sugar isomerase: MKRKTKLFLSLSAISPVAIAATTISCTDNTGVTYKWNKANVYGVPIPKYAKDLQKYMTYTKNEEAVASVNAIVAANVINGVDANEKMKMLYSYLYWDNEEVPSDFQYILDASTLSKQESQLDVMQLLEEKTIKQANDEQNPAKFISLQMHDELLAKYNAAANKEKEAVKAEILETIKKYSRTLYVYIEARDKSGLSGEMTVKIDGFKKYEILTLEQYNKIVNNILVSQGTAYLSDQYTSGDTPLSNLDEKSIKDLNNAISWSDKIIKKYNVGVFAKNPLANFYYASTFDNGVTIAETDTAQEIALKRKNREDLAIQQANELIYRKEKQQLKDLEKGTIKEPGYSDAQYVRTAVQKLLILAQSYLLERNSSGKENPWYHSEELKNIITAIMDDLAKNYFFEGQQQFVNWWFYEIGIPRDLTKLMVVLFKVYNDELTSGDKTLASRYEAKLKSWTGGINYFLPNARYGGAAKTAILNFVPVTKKRLQTGANVIDNAKPILLANILGQNQDKINDAIEALYDNLFREFVNHLDGFYYDGSFIQHDNLPYTGSYGEVLFTGMADIVSYFKGTVLDLSEDRRFQKLYQFIELSLMPYMYKASISDGLNGRSIARDNYSDKQKGLNILGALTFFDDEYAPIAYRGKLRKFIKEQVGHFSAADIDKIGGKYKVRSVFITRLKRYTDDYKNNKPNEYLADWTDNQAEVDAARAAIDWRYYETIYNSEYKQPSASAFNDKTKPNVSGGADLAIQNNGMVFSKAQDRYVWKHTNENGVNDFMINIAFHGNKIGFTEATLGENVDSYYYTDGAVLLHTEANNEPYADNFYLTVDRDRIPGTSVFHATQFDDIDRFEFNKDIISKYGVNPQRWKSDVPAEQAAIEQAKNAYNAMLKNLENKRKFIEESISLRTNHSYNNGILKDGLGFVKARVSNWNNSLATYKAYFMIDGQLIVVGNVDQNDKDAKRPTSDGKGIFTNIEVRKLTKDGSRTDGEISLEKVKLNDNKYLQNYIIRDNVSNETNAYMILTGKEENIEARKATNSKYAVIANDTLTLQKKPDKLSNEFVYLAMKHVDAASEKFAYSQIPNYDASKLDKYKKVLNNFEILTNNRDYIVARYTKGSEKYYFVSSFVEQIEARVRFGVDQEYKEKTEKGIDIDGIGKIHFFEPTTMVIKVKDDNSWEVVSSSDYSSKNSYVIFGADIEVQYGSKPDYSDAGVRKVTNPKIKYANIKDSAEVFASPELKGMRVDMYNSIADYNGEKHNVWFNVKVRQKGE, encoded by the coding sequence ATGAAAAGAAAAACTAAATTATTTTTAAGTCTTTCTGCAATTTCTCCAGTTGCTATTGCTGCTACTACTATTTCATGTACTGATAATACAGGTGTTACATATAAATGAAATAAAGCCAATGTCTATGGAGTTCCTATTCCAAAATATGCTAAAGACCTTCAAAAATACATGACTTATACAAAAAACGAAGAAGCTGTTGCTTCAGTTAATGCTATAGTTGCTGCAAATGTAATCAACGGTGTTGATGCTAATGAGAAAATGAAAATGCTTTATTCATACTTATACTGAGATAATGAAGAAGTGCCTTCAGATTTCCAATACATTCTTGATGCAAGCACTCTTTCAAAACAAGAGTCTCAATTAGATGTAATGCAACTTTTAGAAGAAAAAACAATTAAACAAGCAAATGATGAGCAAAATCCAGCTAAATTTATCTCATTACAAATGCATGATGAGCTTTTAGCTAAATATAATGCAGCTGCGAATAAAGAAAAAGAAGCAGTAAAAGCTGAAATTCTTGAAACAATTAAAAAATACTCAAGAACTTTATATGTGTATATTGAAGCTAGAGATAAATCAGGACTTAGCGGTGAAATGACCGTTAAAATTGATGGGTTTAAAAAATACGAAATTCTTACACTTGAACAATACAACAAAATTGTTAATAACATTTTAGTTTCACAAGGAACAGCTTATTTAAGTGACCAATACACAAGTGGTGATACACCACTTTCTAACCTTGATGAAAAATCAATTAAAGACCTTAATAACGCAATTAGCTGATCAGATAAAATCATCAAAAAATACAATGTAGGTGTTTTTGCTAAAAACCCACTTGCAAACTTCTACTATGCATCAACTTTTGATAATGGTGTAACAATTGCTGAAACTGATACAGCCCAAGAAATTGCGCTTAAAAGAAAAAACCGTGAAGATTTAGCGATTCAACAAGCTAATGAGCTTATTTATAGAAAAGAAAAACAACAACTTAAAGACCTTGAAAAAGGAACAATTAAAGAACCTGGTTATTCAGATGCTCAGTATGTAAGAACAGCAGTTCAAAAATTACTTATTTTAGCTCAAAGTTACTTACTTGAAAGAAACTCTTCAGGTAAAGAGAACCCTTGATACCATTCAGAAGAGCTTAAAAACATCATTACAGCAATTATGGATGACCTTGCTAAAAACTACTTCTTTGAAGGACAACAACAATTTGTTAACTGATGATTCTATGAAATTGGAATTCCTCGTGATTTAACTAAACTTATGGTTGTGCTTTTCAAAGTATATAATGATGAACTTACTTCTGGTGATAAAACTCTTGCTTCTAGATATGAAGCTAAATTAAAATCATGAACTGGTGGAATTAACTACTTTTTACCTAACGCTCGTTATGGTGGAGCTGCAAAAACAGCTATTTTAAACTTTGTGCCAGTTACTAAAAAACGTCTTCAAACTGGTGCTAATGTTATCGATAATGCCAAACCAATTCTTCTTGCAAACATTTTAGGTCAAAACCAAGACAAAATTAATGATGCAATCGAAGCTTTATATGACAACTTATTTAGAGAATTTGTAAATCATTTAGATGGATTCTACTACGATGGTTCATTTATCCAACACGATAACCTTCCATATACAGGAAGCTATGGTGAAGTTCTTTTTACAGGTATGGCTGACATTGTTTCATACTTTAAAGGAACTGTTTTAGACCTTTCAGAAGATAGACGTTTCCAAAAACTTTACCAATTTATCGAACTTTCACTTATGCCATATATGTATAAAGCTTCTATTTCAGATGGTTTAAATGGACGTTCAATTGCTCGTGATAATTACTCAGATAAGCAAAAAGGACTTAACATTTTAGGTGCTTTAACATTCTTTGATGATGAATATGCTCCAATTGCTTACAGAGGAAAATTACGTAAGTTCATTAAAGAACAAGTTGGACACTTTAGCGCTGCAGATATTGACAAAATTGGTGGAAAATATAAAGTTAGATCAGTGTTTATCACAAGATTAAAAAGATATACTGATGATTACAAAAACAACAAGCCAAATGAATATTTAGCTGATTGAACTGATAATCAAGCTGAAGTTGATGCAGCTAGAGCTGCAATTGATTGAAGATACTACGAAACAATTTATAACTCAGAATACAAGCAACCATCAGCAAGTGCATTTAACGATAAAACTAAGCCAAATGTTAGTGGTGGAGCTGATTTAGCTATTCAAAACAATGGAATGGTATTTTCAAAAGCACAAGATCGTTATGTTTGAAAACACACAAATGAAAATGGTGTTAATGACTTTATGATTAACATCGCATTCCATGGAAACAAAATTGGATTTACTGAAGCTACTTTAGGTGAAAACGTAGATTCATATTACTACACAGATGGTGCTGTGCTTCTTCATACTGAAGCAAATAATGAACCATATGCTGATAATTTCTACTTAACTGTAGATCGTGATAGAATTCCTGGAACTAGTGTGTTTCATGCAACACAATTTGATGACATTGATAGATTCGAATTTAACAAAGACATCATTTCTAAATATGGAGTTAATCCACAAAGATGAAAAAGTGATGTCCCTGCTGAACAAGCAGCTATTGAGCAAGCTAAAAATGCTTACAACGCAATGCTTAAAAACCTTGAAAATAAACGTAAATTTATTGAAGAATCTATCTCACTTAGAACCAACCATTCATACAACAATGGTATTTTAAAAGATGGGCTTGGATTTGTTAAAGCTCGTGTATCTAACTGAAATAATTCACTTGCTACCTATAAAGCATACTTCATGATTGATGGTCAATTAATCGTTGTTGGAAATGTTGATCAAAATGATAAAGATGCTAAACGTCCAACTTCGGATGGAAAAGGTATTTTCACAAACATTGAAGTTAGAAAATTAACTAAAGATGGTTCACGTACAGATGGTGAGATTTCACTTGAAAAAGTAAAATTAAACGATAATAAATACCTTCAAAATTACATTATTAGAGATAACGTTTCTAACGAAACTAATGCATACATGATCTTAACTGGTAAAGAGGAAAATATTGAAGCTAGAAAAGCAACAAATTCTAAATATGCAGTGATTGCAAATGATACATTAACATTACAGAAAAAGCCTGATAAATTATCAAATGAGTTTGTATACCTTGCAATGAAACATGTCGATGCAGCTAGTGAAAAGTTTGCTTACTCACAAATTCCAAACTATGATGCAAGTAAATTAGATAAGTACAAAAAAGTTCTTAACAATTTTGAAATCCTTACAAACAACCGTGATTACATCGTGGCAAGATACACCAAAGGAAGTGAAAAATACTACTTTGTTTCTTCATTTGTGGAACAAATTGAAGCCAGAGTGAGATTTGGTGTAGATCAAGAATACAAAGAGAAAACCGAAAAAGGAATTGATATTGACGGAATTGGAAAAATTCACTTCTTTGAACCTACAACAATGGTAATTAAAGTTAAAGATGATAATTCTTGAGAAGTAGTTAGCTCATCAGATTACTCAAGCAAAAACTCATATGTAATCTTTGGTGCTGATATTGAAGTTCAATACGGATCAAAACCAGATTACTCAGATGCTGGAGTAAGAAAAGTAACTAACCCAAAAATTAAATACGCAAATATTAAAGATAGTGCTGAAGTATTTGCTTCACCAGAACTTAAAGGTATGAGAGTTGACATGTACAACTCAATTGCTGATTACAATGGTGAAAAACACAACGTGTGATTTAATGTAAAAGTAAGACAAAAAGGGGAATAA
- a CDS encoding PfkB family carbohydrate kinase: MLPKLQGKLLSIGEVLVRLSTSKNSSLESNQLNFYVGGDSLNVASNVGNWTGSSKYLTVYDFNSFFAKAINAHLKINNVENVSIHSEGRVGTYYTIDKTDFNNLKVFYDRKYSSYALIKDLEPKFENVLKDVAIIYVSGITIAINDAFNAYLLKLLEQAKSKNITIVFDLNYRSKLWDSFEQFKEVAEPFVALSDVVIGWIEDTYTPVVGELSKEYFANAVSQMIQNYPNIKVVITPFKFKKDDKAHVKGLLYKDGQFYETDYVTYNDKYPIGSGDSFAGAFLSSLLKNLDNESIIKNARNAYAIKNIFEGDNNNASWDEITSVANKSSKIER, from the coding sequence ATGTTACCAAAATTACAGGGTAAACTTCTTTCAATTGGTGAAGTCTTAGTTAGACTTTCTACATCAAAAAATAGTTCATTAGAAAGCAACCAACTTAATTTTTATGTTGGTGGAGATTCTTTAAATGTAGCTTCTAACGTTGGAAATTGAACAGGAAGCTCAAAATATTTAACTGTGTATGATTTTAATAGCTTTTTTGCTAAAGCTATTAATGCACATTTAAAAATTAATAATGTTGAAAATGTATCAATTCACTCTGAAGGTAGAGTTGGAACTTATTACACAATCGACAAAACTGATTTTAATAACTTAAAAGTATTTTATGACCGTAAATACAGCTCATATGCACTTATTAAGGATCTAGAACCTAAGTTTGAAAACGTCTTAAAAGATGTAGCTATTATTTATGTTTCTGGAATTACAATCGCAATTAACGATGCTTTTAATGCTTATTTACTTAAGTTATTAGAGCAAGCTAAAAGCAAAAATATCACAATTGTATTTGATTTAAATTACCGTAGCAAACTTTGAGATAGCTTTGAGCAATTTAAAGAGGTTGCGGAGCCATTTGTAGCTCTTAGCGACGTAGTTATTGGTTGAATTGAAGATACTTACACACCAGTAGTTGGTGAACTTTCAAAAGAGTATTTTGCAAATGCAGTATCACAAATGATTCAAAACTATCCAAATATTAAAGTAGTAATTACACCATTTAAATTCAAAAAAGATGATAAAGCTCACGTTAAAGGTCTTTTATACAAAGATGGTCAATTTTATGAAACCGATTATGTTACATATAATGACAAATATCCAATTGGTTCAGGTGATTCATTTGCGGGAGCATTTTTAAGCTCACTTCTTAAAAACTTGGATAATGAATCAATTATCAAAAACGCTCGTAATGCTTATGCAATCAAAAATATCTTTGAAGGTGATAACAATAACGCTTCATGAGATGAAATCACTTCAGTTGCAAACAAATCAAGCAAAATAGAAAGGTAA
- a CDS encoding bifunctional 4-hydroxy-2-oxoglutarate aldolase/2-dehydro-3-deoxy-phosphogluconate aldolase, which produces MIITLDNLITKLSQDKLVAVIRENSYQKAYDNIVAAISGGVKQIEITLTCPEYVRIYREIKDIYPEVSLGFGTVITTENLESVKNEKPDFIVSPIFNEEVLAWCNANEVLYIPGVFTPNEALNAYFKGAKVLKVFPSNTLGPNYISALTKVCPYLKFMPSGGVNLENCLDWLKAGSIAVSVGGNLISGSTLEEKVQSAKAYVTKITG; this is translated from the coding sequence TTGATTATCACGTTAGATAATCTTATTACTAAATTATCACAAGATAAATTAGTAGCAGTAATTCGTGAAAATAGCTATCAAAAAGCTTATGACAATATAGTTGCTGCCATTAGTGGTGGTGTTAAACAAATCGAAATTACACTCACTTGTCCAGAATATGTTCGTATTTATCGTGAAATCAAGGACATCTATCCAGAAGTTTCGCTTGGTTTTGGAACTGTAATTACAACGGAAAACCTTGAAAGCGTTAAAAACGAAAAACCAGATTTTATTGTTTCTCCAATTTTTAATGAAGAAGTTCTTGCTTGATGTAACGCAAACGAAGTTTTATATATACCAGGAGTATTTACTCCTAATGAAGCTTTAAATGCTTATTTTAAGGGTGCAAAAGTTTTAAAGGTATTCCCTTCAAACACTCTTGGTCCAAATTACATTTCAGCTTTAACTAAAGTGTGCCCATATCTTAAATTTATGCCATCAGGTGGTGTTAATTTAGAAAACTGTTTAGATTGACTCAAAGCAGGCAGCATAGCTGTCTCTGTTGGTGGGAATTTAATTTCCGGAAGCACCCTAGAAGAAAAAGTTCAAAGCGCCAAAGCATATGTTACCAAAATTACAGGGTAA